A stretch of the Lolium perenne isolate Kyuss_39 chromosome 3, Kyuss_2.0, whole genome shotgun sequence genome encodes the following:
- the LOC127340482 gene encoding serpin-Z2A-like, with amino-acid sequence MELTPAYLHTAAESYKAEIRAVDFVEGDREKIREEINGWVAAATSNLIPEILPEGSLLEQTRFVLANAIYFKGTWENRFPEGLTEHLEFHRLGGAAPVDVPFMTLGSGERKVFLSYDDGFKVLKLPYKATDDGARYSMCVFLPHERDGLRAMVDALAAAGGSLLDHVPKSRSSVREVLLPKFKLSFFCSLVEELKGLGLAEAFTEDADLSGLVDQRVCDVRLDEGFMFFFRDLLVLTNFVLSSVLHVIVYIVIHPCELRVKL; translated from the exons ATGGAGCTCACGCCGGCCTACCTCCACACCGCTGCCGAGTCCTACaaggccgagatacgcgccgtcgACTTCGTCGAG GGCGACAGAGAGAAAATCAGGGAGGAGATCAACgggtgggtggcggcggcgacaagCAATCTCATCCCAGAGATCCTGCCGGAGGGGTCCCTGCTGGAGCAGACGAGGTTCGTGCTCGCCAACGCCATCTACTTCAAGGGCACGTGGGAGAACCGCTTCCCCGAGGGCCTCACCGAGCACCTCGAGTTCCACCGCCTCGGCGGCGCCGCCCCGGTTGACGTCCCCTTCATGACCCTGGGGAGCGGAGAACGCAAGGTCTTCCTCTCCTACGACGACGGCTTCAAGGTGCTCAAGCTCCCTTACAAGGCCACCGACGACGGCGCGCGGTACTCGATGTGCGTGTTCCTCCCCCACGAGCGCGACGGGCTGCGTGCCATGGTCGACGCtctggcggcggccggcggctctCTGCTCGACCACGTGCCTAAGAGCCGGAGCAGCGTGCGCGAGGTGCTCCTTCCCAAGTTCAAGCTGTCATTCTTCTGCAGCCTCGTCGAAGAACTTAAAGGCTTGGGGCTCGCGGAGGCGTTCACCGAGGACGCCGACCTATCCGGCCTGGTAGATCAGAGGGTATGTGACGTTCGCCTGGACGAAGGATTCATGTTTTTCTTTCGGGATTTGCTAGTTCTCACTAATTTCGTGCTCAGTTCAGTTCTACATGTGATTGTATATATCGTGATTCATCCATGTGAGTTAAGAGTTAAGTTGTAA